One genomic region from Prosthecobacter fusiformis encodes:
- a CDS encoding peroxiredoxin family protein: MHLRFSAFVFFSAALVCAAADPLPGHSLHGEAFNEGPRQAAVLMPGTGKVDFKISTKNAEAQKFFNQGVGQLHGFWYYEAERSFRQVAVLDKECAMAFWGMAMANVNNEKRAKEFVKKAVALKDKAEAREKLWLATLENFYKEDKRDKKQRALDFIRDLETIVQEHPEDVEAKAFLAWKIWHAKDVAPMSSPQVVDMLLDQVFVANPEHPAHHYRIHLWDGSKPARAVKSAAQNGQSAPGIAHMWHMPGHTFSKLKRPDDAAWQQEASTRADHEYMRQNWVLPDQIHNYAHNEEWLVRTFNELGRAQEAEALARSLITNPRHPKYNTLDKGSANYGRTRLIETLIKWERWEELLAVTDGPFITAVDHAQHEVTRRHARGLAFYHQGDVKSLDINIAHLEQWQAKIKKAEAKKKGEKKAGPPAKGGKKPDAAAEAVAELRALKAILMGAKDAAKKLQAATGMPKERAAPLWLKLGGQTQAEACLKGMSEELYGLAVKTEVQAALGKTEDAKKTLKQVGKLAFAMDKDLPVAMRLDALAVTLGTGKEWREAAPKHEDSGVRPALDTLGPMHWQPPAAPPWEALTLEGQPVTAAAFEGKPHVLLFYLGSACGHCMTQINAFAKVAPDYEKAGIQLAAVTLEPVSLAGRISEQMSTGKLPPFPIYCDPGLAMFKSFKAYDDFEDEPLHAAVLVDAEGRVRWWDVSWEPFTDTAFLLEESRRLLDMK, encoded by the coding sequence ATGCACTTGCGTTTTTCAGCCTTTGTTTTCTTCAGCGCCGCCCTGGTCTGTGCGGCGGCGGATCCTTTGCCCGGTCATTCTTTGCATGGGGAGGCCTTCAATGAAGGGCCGAGACAGGCTGCGGTGCTGATGCCGGGGACAGGGAAGGTGGATTTCAAAATCTCCACGAAGAACGCGGAGGCGCAGAAGTTTTTCAACCAGGGCGTGGGCCAGCTCCATGGCTTCTGGTATTATGAGGCGGAGCGTTCGTTCCGGCAGGTGGCGGTGCTGGACAAGGAATGCGCTATGGCCTTTTGGGGCATGGCGATGGCGAATGTGAATAACGAAAAGCGTGCCAAGGAATTTGTGAAGAAGGCTGTGGCGCTGAAGGACAAGGCGGAGGCTAGGGAGAAGCTGTGGCTGGCCACGCTGGAGAATTTTTACAAGGAGGACAAGCGGGATAAAAAACAGCGCGCGCTGGATTTTATCCGCGATCTGGAAACCATCGTGCAGGAGCACCCGGAGGATGTGGAGGCAAAGGCGTTTCTGGCCTGGAAAATCTGGCATGCCAAGGATGTGGCACCGATGAGCAGTCCGCAGGTGGTGGACATGCTGCTGGACCAGGTCTTTGTCGCAAACCCAGAGCATCCCGCGCATCATTATCGCATTCATTTATGGGATGGTAGCAAACCGGCGCGTGCGGTGAAATCCGCCGCGCAGAATGGCCAGTCCGCGCCGGGCATCGCCCATATGTGGCACATGCCGGGGCACACCTTTTCCAAACTGAAGCGTCCCGATGACGCCGCTTGGCAGCAGGAGGCCAGCACGCGGGCGGATCATGAATACATGCGCCAGAACTGGGTGCTGCCGGATCAAATTCATAACTATGCCCACAATGAGGAATGGCTGGTGCGTACCTTTAACGAACTGGGGCGAGCCCAAGAGGCCGAGGCGCTGGCCCGCAGCCTGATCACCAATCCGCGGCATCCCAAATACAACACGCTGGACAAAGGCAGCGCCAACTATGGCCGCACACGGTTGATCGAGACACTGATCAAATGGGAGCGCTGGGAGGAGTTGCTGGCCGTGACCGATGGGCCATTTATCACGGCAGTGGATCATGCCCAGCATGAGGTGACGCGGCGTCATGCACGCGGGCTGGCTTTTTATCATCAGGGGGATGTGAAGTCCCTGGACATCAACATCGCGCATCTGGAGCAGTGGCAGGCGAAGATCAAAAAGGCGGAGGCCAAGAAGAAGGGCGAGAAGAAAGCCGGGCCGCCCGCTAAAGGTGGAAAGAAGCCTGATGCAGCGGCTGAGGCGGTGGCTGAACTGCGGGCGCTGAAGGCCATCCTCATGGGAGCTAAAGATGCGGCTAAAAAGCTGCAAGCAGCGACCGGGATGCCGAAGGAACGTGCCGCCCCGCTGTGGCTGAAACTGGGTGGTCAAACCCAAGCGGAAGCCTGCCTGAAGGGCATGTCTGAGGAGCTTTATGGCCTGGCCGTGAAGACGGAAGTGCAGGCCGCGCTGGGCAAGACTGAGGACGCGAAAAAGACGCTGAAACAAGTAGGCAAGCTAGCCTTTGCCATGGACAAGGATCTGCCTGTGGCCATGCGGCTGGATGCGCTGGCGGTGACCCTGGGCACGGGGAAAGAATGGCGTGAGGCTGCTCCAAAACATGAGGACAGCGGGGTGCGCCCGGCGCTGGATACCCTGGGGCCCATGCACTGGCAGCCACCCGCAGCACCTCCATGGGAGGCGCTGACTCTGGAGGGGCAACCGGTCACCGCAGCCGCCTTCGAGGGGAAACCGCATGTGCTGCTGTTTTACCTGGGCAGCGCCTGTGGCCACTGCATGACGCAGATCAATGCCTTTGCCAAAGTGGCCCCCGACTATGAAAAGGCGGGCATCCAGCTTGCTGCCGTCACCCTGGAGCCAGTCTCCCTGGCGGGACGAATCTCAGAACAGATGAGCACGGGCAAGTTGCCCCCGTTTCCCATCTACTGCGATCCTGGACTGGCGATGTTTAAGTCTTTCAAAGCTTATGATGACTTTGAGGATGAGCCGCTGCATGCGGCGGTACTGGTGGATGCCGAAGGCCGTGTGCGCTGGTGGGATGTGAGCTGGGAACCCTTCACAGATACCGCTTTCCTGCTGGAGGAATCGCGGCGGCTGCTCGATATGAAGTGA
- a CDS encoding phenylacetate--CoA ligase family protein, protein MADESTPLDRDRLRASQWRKLRSILLAVTAADGFYAPKFKAAGAVVSAMNGVEDFIQQVPFTTKDELLADRVAHPPFGTHLTQPLADYTRFCQTSGTSSGQPVAWLDTCESWEAMLACWRRVYEAADLEKGSDRIFFAFSFGPFLGFWTAYEAANGHYLSLPSGGLSSQARLEMMVRYGTTVLCCTPTYALRLGELIGEASGVEREALSIRKIIVAGEPGGSIPEVRARIEKLWNARVYDHHGMTEVGPVSYELTVAPGQLVVIEEAYLAEVIDTATGLEVADGEHGELVLTTLDRAAGPLLRYRTGDWVKKRMWNGRLTLEGGVLSRVDDMVVVRGVNVYPSAVEAVVRQFSEVVEFMVEQRKVEAMDEIELLIEVPGNVPKNLFKRLESKLRDTFSMRIPVRLVESDSLPRYEFKARRWRKV, encoded by the coding sequence GTGGCTGATGAAAGTACCCCCCTCGACCGTGACCGTCTGCGTGCCAGCCAGTGGCGCAAGCTGCGCTCCATCCTGCTCGCCGTGACCGCTGCGGACGGATTTTACGCGCCTAAATTCAAGGCGGCAGGAGCTGTGGTTTCCGCAATGAATGGGGTGGAAGATTTCATCCAGCAGGTGCCTTTCACGACCAAGGATGAGCTGCTGGCCGACCGGGTGGCGCATCCGCCCTTCGGCACACATCTCACGCAGCCGCTGGCGGACTACACGCGCTTTTGCCAGACCAGCGGCACAAGCAGCGGCCAGCCGGTGGCGTGGTTGGATACCTGTGAAAGCTGGGAGGCTATGCTGGCCTGCTGGCGGCGGGTGTATGAGGCGGCGGATCTGGAGAAGGGGAGCGACCGGATCTTTTTCGCGTTTTCATTTGGACCTTTCCTGGGTTTTTGGACCGCGTATGAGGCGGCCAACGGGCACTATCTTTCCCTGCCCAGCGGCGGTCTTTCCAGCCAGGCGCGTCTGGAAATGATGGTTCGGTATGGGACCACGGTGCTGTGCTGTACGCCCACGTATGCGCTGCGCCTGGGCGAGCTCATCGGTGAGGCCAGCGGAGTGGAGAGGGAAGCCTTGAGCATCCGAAAAATCATCGTCGCCGGAGAGCCTGGGGGCAGTATCCCGGAGGTGCGGGCGCGGATCGAGAAGCTATGGAACGCGCGTGTTTATGACCACCACGGCATGACCGAAGTGGGACCGGTGAGCTATGAACTGACGGTGGCACCGGGGCAGCTCGTGGTTATCGAAGAAGCCTATCTGGCGGAAGTGATCGACACTGCCACAGGCCTGGAAGTGGCGGATGGTGAACATGGAGAACTGGTGCTGACCACCCTGGACCGCGCTGCCGGGCCGCTGCTGCGCTATCGCACCGGGGATTGGGTGAAAAAGAGGATGTGGAATGGGCGGCTGACGCTGGAAGGTGGGGTGCTGAGCCGGGTGGATGACATGGTGGTGGTGCGCGGAGTGAACGTGTACCCCAGTGCTGTGGAGGCCGTGGTGCGGCAGTTTAGCGAGGTGGTGGAATTCATGGTGGAGCAGAGGAAGGTCGAGGCCATGGACGAGATCGAACTGCTGATCGAGGTGCCGGGCAATGTGCCCAAAAACCTGTTTAAGCGGCTGGAATCAAAATTGCGGGATACCTTTTCCATGCGCATCCCGGTGCGATTGGTGGAATCCGACAGCCTGCCCCGGTATGAGTTCAAGGCACGGCGGTGGCGGAAGGTTTGA